A DNA window from Desulfobacterales bacterium contains the following coding sequences:
- a CDS encoding cobalamin-dependent protein (Presence of a B(12) (cobalamin)-binding domain implies dependence on cobalamin itself, in one of its several forms, or in some unusual lineages, dependence on a cobalamin-like analog.): MKILLIYPYCLESRLNDEDISVVPQGLFYIAALLKKHAYDVEILNWHNTSNRSQDIKAELINKNPDVIGFSILHANRWGGIDIARIAKQVNPQVKVVFGGIGATFLWEHFLTHFPEVDFVVIGEGEYSFLNLIQCLDQGTAYQLDHVKGLAFRKDGRVRRNSDADPICDLDQLPVPAQHFSYQHVSLTRGCAANCHFCGSPQFWGRQVRFHSVDYFVEQLSLLYQQGIRFFYVSDDTFTISTRRVIEICKKIIQTQMDVQWAAISRVDMINAEILYWMRKAGCIQISYGVESGSEKIRKLLGKTISSQQIRQAFELTQKYGIMARAFFIYGCPQESWQTIEETIELIDAIKPLSIIFYILDLYPGTALFDDYKNRNTLSDDIWLQRIEDIMYFETDPSLSKDLILEFGKKLRNRFYEKLPEFVEALDLVDDPEFYPQHSDFFSRLALTFDKGDYSGIDAIAHKDQIAEKLYRRSLTYAPNARAYLGLGMLYQQRRAFDESIQILRAGLEIFPHEEQLQLCVAISYMNVGDYHQALGLLLKLQHLKEGVYFIAQCYQALDDVTKAELYLKKYQTL; encoded by the coding sequence ATGAAAATATTATTAATATATCCGTATTGTCTCGAGTCACGGCTGAACGACGAGGATATCAGTGTGGTACCCCAGGGGCTCTTTTACATTGCAGCGCTTCTCAAAAAACACGCCTACGATGTGGAGATCTTAAACTGGCATAACACCAGCAACCGTTCCCAAGACATCAAAGCCGAACTGATAAACAAAAACCCGGATGTGATCGGGTTTTCCATCCTGCATGCCAACCGCTGGGGGGGAATCGATATTGCGCGTATTGCCAAACAGGTGAATCCGCAAGTTAAAGTTGTTTTTGGCGGCATTGGCGCCACCTTTTTGTGGGAGCACTTTTTAACCCATTTTCCCGAGGTGGATTTTGTTGTGATCGGTGAAGGCGAATACTCTTTTTTGAACCTGATTCAATGCCTCGATCAAGGCACAGCTTATCAACTTGACCACGTCAAGGGACTGGCCTTTCGCAAGGACGGTCGTGTGCGCCGCAACTCAGATGCCGACCCGATATGCGACCTCGATCAACTTCCCGTACCGGCGCAGCATTTTAGCTATCAACACGTATCGCTGACTCGCGGCTGTGCCGCCAATTGCCATTTTTGCGGCTCGCCCCAATTTTGGGGCCGCCAGGTTCGATTTCATTCGGTGGATTATTTTGTCGAGCAGCTTTCGTTGCTCTACCAGCAAGGGATCCGGTTTTTTTATGTCTCTGATGACACGTTTACAATCAGCACCCGTCGGGTCATTGAGATATGTAAAAAAATCATTCAAACCCAAATGGATGTGCAGTGGGCGGCCATTTCGCGGGTCGATATGATCAATGCCGAAATTCTCTACTGGATGAGAAAAGCCGGCTGTATCCAAATCAGTTACGGGGTGGAGAGCGGTTCTGAAAAAATACGCAAACTACTTGGCAAAACAATAAGCAGCCAGCAGATCCGCCAGGCATTTGAGCTGACGCAAAAGTACGGTATCATGGCGCGCGCATTTTTCATTTATGGCTGCCCCCAGGAAAGCTGGCAAACCATTGAGGAAACGATTGAGCTGATAGATGCCATAAAACCATTGAGCATCATATTTTATATCTTGGATTTATATCCGGGAACAGCCCTTTTTGATGATTACAAAAACCGTAACACGCTTAGCGATGATATCTGGCTGCAACGAATCGAAGATATCATGTATTTTGAAACCGACCCCTCGCTATCAAAGGATCTCATCCTGGAATTTGGCAAAAAGCTCCGAAACCGGTTTTATGAAAAGCTCCCTGAATTTGTCGAGGCTCTGGATCTGGTCGATGACCCGGAATTTTACCCGCAGCATTCGGATTTTTTTTCGCGCTTGGCACTGACGTTTGACAAAGGCGATTATTCCGGTATCGACGCCATCGCTCATAAAGACCAAATTGCCGAAAAACTCTATCGCCGATCTCTGACATACGCCCCCAATGCGCGTGCCTATCTGGGATTGGGCATGCTGTATCAACAGCGCAGAGCCTTCGATGAGTCCATTCAAATTCTACGAGCGGGACTTGAAATTTTCCCACACGAGGAGCAATTGCAGCTTTGCGTGGCGATCAGCTATATGAATGTTGGAGATTATCACCAGGCGCTGGGTTTGCTTTTAAAATTACAGCACCTGAAGGAAGGGGTCTATTTTATCGCCCAATGCTATCAGGCCTTAGATGATGTGACCAAGGCCGAGCTGTATCTTAAAAAATACCAGACACTGTAA
- a CDS encoding FHA domain-containing protein, with the protein MFKLIQKSNPQKVHETQKKSFRIGKSDHCEIVIGDPQVADVQAQVGHKENRYFIKNLGRSEITVNGHPTEGQFLNNGDELALGKSTFVIQMTDTAHPISKPTPMDDKTMVLDTPSDESLGPRLVCTTASGKSKIIPLKLDKLIIGRSNEATLKLMHPSISRKHCVIEKQDDGFVARNISTTNPLFLNDQTISEQRLYSGDQLRMGTFSITFISDQATDARQTTQKIVLPEKKSGRGLWLAAMLILTFSGYLLYMHAYMPWKAQQKLTAVADQIELGEFLPARDAIKQLLLTDLSPENAQMAKDMLAQITLAITQQKAEKGDVDAAKEFLKAYLAKYGHGQEAETLWDRLDYYRLTLGEQLESNNQHQSALREYASIREDSIYFEEAQKAIRRIWLAYQQKNHQKHNMAQLLKEAESHFIAKRYLTPVNKNAFSVYQVILATNPKHELALQRIQQMKTYYREHGEGYYKKRNWPKALFYFERYSIIDPESKKIKAKITACRQKMVSAKKGSNASNTRGSKLTKKEEKKKREEIQRLLEESGTESSRIMKYLFEEKEGESDSDTPW; encoded by the coding sequence ATGTTTAAATTAATTCAAAAATCGAATCCTCAAAAGGTTCACGAAACTCAAAAGAAAAGTTTCCGTATTGGAAAGTCAGATCACTGTGAGATTGTCATCGGTGATCCCCAGGTTGCAGACGTTCAGGCCCAGGTCGGCCACAAAGAGAATCGCTATTTCATCAAAAACCTGGGACGCAGTGAGATAACCGTCAATGGGCACCCCACCGAGGGTCAATTTTTAAATAATGGGGACGAATTGGCACTGGGAAAATCCACTTTTGTCATTCAGATGACAGATACCGCACATCCGATATCCAAACCCACCCCCATGGACGATAAGACCATGGTGCTGGATACCCCCAGTGATGAATCACTGGGGCCGCGACTGGTATGCACCACCGCTTCCGGTAAAAGCAAAATTATTCCCTTAAAATTGGACAAATTGATTATTGGAAGATCCAACGAAGCCACCTTGAAATTGATGCACCCGTCCATTTCTCGAAAACACTGCGTAATTGAAAAGCAGGACGATGGTTTTGTTGCCCGCAATATCAGCACCACCAATCCCCTTTTTCTGAATGACCAGACGATTTCAGAACAACGCCTTTATTCGGGAGATCAGCTCAGAATGGGCACGTTTTCAATTACCTTTATTTCTGATCAAGCAACCGACGCCCGTCAAACAACCCAAAAAATTGTGCTTCCCGAGAAAAAATCCGGCCGAGGGCTGTGGCTGGCAGCGATGTTGATTCTCACTTTTTCAGGGTACTTGCTCTACATGCACGCTTATATGCCCTGGAAGGCGCAACAAAAATTGACCGCGGTTGCCGATCAGATTGAATTGGGTGAATTTTTGCCCGCTAGGGATGCCATCAAACAGCTGCTGCTCACCGATCTTTCGCCTGAAAATGCGCAAATGGCAAAAGATATGCTGGCCCAGATCACTCTGGCCATCACTCAGCAAAAGGCAGAAAAGGGAGACGTGGATGCTGCCAAGGAATTTTTAAAAGCGTATCTGGCCAAATATGGACACGGACAAGAGGCCGAAACGCTCTGGGATCGTTTGGATTATTACCGTTTAACTTTAGGGGAACAGCTGGAATCAAATAACCAGCATCAATCTGCCTTGAGAGAATACGCCTCTATTCGTGAAGACAGTATATACTTTGAAGAGGCCCAAAAAGCCATTCGCCGGATCTGGCTGGCGTATCAGCAAAAAAACCATCAAAAACACAATATGGCCCAGCTGCTAAAAGAAGCCGAGAGCCATTTTATCGCTAAACGGTATCTGACACCGGTTAATAAAAATGCTTTTTCCGTATACCAGGTTATTCTGGCGACCAATCCCAAGCACGAACTGGCGCTTCAGCGCATTCAACAGATGAAAACTTATTACCGCGAGCATGGAGAAGGTTATTACAAAAAACGAAACTGGCCCAAAGCCCTTTTTTATTTTGAACGCTACAGTATCATCGACCCTGAATCCAAAAAAATCAAAGCCAAAATTACGGCCTGCCGCCAGAAAATGGTTTCTGCTAAAAAAGGCAGCAATGCCAGCAATACCCGCGGCAGCAAGCTGACAAAGAAAGAAGAAAAGAAAAAGCGTGAAGAAATCCAGCGCCTGCTGGAAGAATCCGGTACCGAGAGTTCCCGGATCATGAAATATCTATTTGAGGAAAAAGAAGGCGAATCTGACTCCGATACCCCCTGGTAA
- a CDS encoding DUF799 family lipoprotein, with translation MFTFVDCKIWVRHLASWVSVIICLMMVSGCASQLGFVKDSDDEVQWVIVRNPPKSIAILPFGNQTESEDLNEFVRTTFYSHLSAQPYRDIELHEVDRKLKIHNVMRPDKLDHASARMLGRILGCDAVVVGNVTEYQRLYAGIYSQLAVGASIAVWDTRSGKQIWSDEHTTRHHEGGIPLALTDIAMIGIRSGLNLTESEKVKTVDELSRYLTSRVPIPDLNGHKKGPKFVSLKRLTKTKHQRIERPKPKRLNRNLRKQSLKKLTKVNHPQYR, from the coding sequence ATGTTCACATTCGTTGATTGCAAAATTTGGGTTCGGCACTTAGCATCTTGGGTATCGGTCATCATTTGTTTGATGATGGTCAGCGGTTGTGCCTCTCAGCTGGGCTTTGTCAAAGACAGTGATGATGAAGTCCAGTGGGTCATTGTCAGAAATCCTCCCAAATCAATCGCCATTTTGCCGTTTGGCAACCAGACCGAATCAGAGGACCTCAACGAATTTGTGCGTACCACATTTTACAGCCATTTATCTGCCCAACCTTACAGGGATATTGAGCTGCATGAGGTCGATCGCAAGCTCAAGATCCATAACGTGATGAGGCCGGATAAATTAGACCATGCATCGGCCCGCATGCTGGGTCGAATTTTGGGCTGTGATGCCGTTGTTGTTGGCAACGTCACTGAATATCAGCGCTTATATGCGGGTATTTATTCGCAGTTGGCCGTGGGCGCATCCATAGCGGTTTGGGATACCAGATCCGGAAAACAAATCTGGTCGGATGAGCATACGACTCGTCATCATGAAGGCGGTATTCCGCTGGCGCTAACCGACATCGCAATGATCGGTATCCGGTCCGGCCTGAATTTAACCGAATCCGAGAAAGTCAAGACGGTGGATGAATTGTCGCGCTATTTAACCAGCCGGGTTCCGATTCCGGATCTGAACGGCCATAAGAAGGGCCCCAAATTTGTCAGTCTCAAGCGCCTGACCAAAACCAAACACCAACGCATCGAAAGACCGAAGCCCAAGCGTCTGAATAGAAATTTGCGAAAACAAAGTCTTAAAAAGCTGACCAAAGTTAATCATCCGCAGTATCGTTAA
- a CDS encoding DUF799 family lipoprotein, translating into MRHKTFTFLVVICLAAGINGCAIKNMLMPDPEPAVLDKDQLPHKVAIVPFVNKTSNPEAGSIVRKMFYNFFSSLNYLDIEPFVIDDNLRRNELYQAVVSGDPVAAARLGQLLGVDAVIFGEVTSLGKTYALVYSDNSAGLKARMVRCDSEQIIWELEHNIHIQDGSVPLSLTGLAATIVKTAITHQKASHLQAAAELCMQMVATIPDREGVSEPPPRIIALVHNAAGKLLRPGDLLKVAMIGEKNQKASWSIPPLVKNLPLKEKEPGVYIGAYRIRSKDRLPHGRIIGYLRSNTGTGSQWVDTLGPIKIGEPTVLPPKITKNTILTAAKSPYLVEDALVVLPGAKLTVQPGTVIWFLDLGLIVKGELRINGTKEAPVRFASLGDGGWKGIFLDKTKNGTQINYCQISDAEFGLRVTDATVKLQNCRFQDNVWGIVLEHSTAEIRHTLVRTSGKIGIAARKAQLTVENSVITENGAGGFILEKSKAKIQQNNIVNNGNWAIKVADSASKVKAKHNWWGVEDPEQTEIVGQFKIQPILEKPIEFRIDS; encoded by the coding sequence ATGAGACATAAAACTTTTACTTTTTTGGTCGTCATTTGCCTGGCAGCGGGCATCAACGGTTGTGCCATCAAAAATATGCTGATGCCTGACCCTGAACCGGCCGTACTTGATAAGGATCAATTGCCGCACAAGGTTGCGATTGTGCCTTTTGTCAACAAGACCTCTAACCCGGAGGCCGGCAGTATCGTTCGTAAAATGTTTTACAACTTCTTTAGTTCACTGAATTATTTAGATATAGAGCCGTTTGTCATCGATGACAACTTGAGAAGAAATGAGCTTTATCAGGCGGTCGTATCCGGTGATCCCGTTGCCGCAGCCCGACTGGGTCAATTGCTGGGTGTTGATGCGGTTATTTTCGGCGAGGTGACCAGCCTGGGTAAAACTTATGCGCTAGTGTACTCGGACAACTCTGCGGGCTTGAAAGCCAGAATGGTGCGTTGCGATTCAGAGCAGATCATTTGGGAGCTTGAGCACAATATTCATATCCAGGATGGCAGTGTTCCCCTGAGTCTGACCGGATTGGCAGCAACGATTGTCAAAACCGCCATTACGCATCAAAAAGCCTCTCACCTCCAGGCCGCCGCCGAACTTTGCATGCAGATGGTCGCCACCATTCCAGACCGCGAAGGGGTGAGCGAACCGCCCCCTAGAATTATTGCGCTGGTTCACAACGCGGCAGGCAAATTGCTGCGACCGGGGGATTTACTCAAAGTCGCCATGATCGGTGAAAAAAATCAAAAGGCCAGTTGGAGTATCCCGCCGCTGGTTAAAAATCTGCCACTAAAAGAAAAGGAACCCGGTGTTTATATCGGTGCCTATCGCATCCGCAGCAAAGATCGCCTGCCCCACGGGCGTATAATCGGATATTTGCGATCCAATACCGGTACCGGCAGCCAGTGGGTCGACACCCTGGGTCCCATCAAAATCGGCGAGCCAACAGTGCTGCCGCCAAAAATCACCAAAAACACCATTCTCACCGCTGCCAAAAGCCCTTATCTGGTAGAAGACGCGCTGGTGGTCTTGCCAGGGGCAAAACTAACCGTCCAGCCCGGAACGGTCATATGGTTTCTGGATCTGGGTCTGATTGTAAAGGGCGAGCTTCGGATCAATGGAACAAAAGAAGCGCCTGTGCGTTTCGCCAGCTTGGGTGACGGGGGCTGGAAAGGTATTTTTTTAGATAAAACCAAAAACGGCACCCAGATCAATTACTGTCAAATTTCGGATGCCGAATTTGGCCTCAGAGTGACAGACGCGACGGTTAAATTACAAAATTGCCGCTTTCAGGATAATGTCTGGGGAATCGTTCTTGAGCATAGCACTGCTGAAATTCGCCATACGCTTGTGCGCACATCCGGCAAAATTGGGATCGCTGCCCGTAAAGCCCAGCTGACCGTCGAAAATTCAGTGATTACCGAAAATGGCGCCGGCGGGTTTATTCTGGAAAAATCAAAGGCCAAAATTCAGCAAAACAATATCGTCAACAATGGCAACTGGGCCATCAAGGTCGCAGACTCTGCCAGCAAGGTTAAAGCCAAACACAATTGGTGGGGGGTTGAGGATCCTGAACAGACCGAAATTGTCGGCCAATTCAAAATTCAGCCGATCCTGGAAAAACCGATTGAATTCAGGATTGACAGCTAG